The following is a genomic window from Butyricimonas faecihominis.
CAACGTGAAGAACGAGATAAATCCCCAGACGGTTATCGAGGGAAATAAAACGCTGGTTTATGCTATATTCCGGAATCTCATTGAAAATTCCATCAATTATGCCGGAGATCATATTTCGATCGGGGTAAACAACTACATGGAAGACAAGGAATTTTATTATTTCTCCTACTATGACACGGGGCAAGGAATAGAAGAAAATCACTTGAACCGGATTTTCGAACGTTTCTATCGTGTATGCGAAGGACGCAGCAGGCAAAACGGTGGTTCCGGCCTAGGACTCTCCATCGTGAAGAACGCCGTTCTTTTCCATAAAGGAGACATTTCGGCAAAAAATAGAAAAGACGGGGGATTGGAATTCCTGTTCTCCCTGAAAAAAACTCTTTTCTAAATTCATAAATCCCGGCAAAAACAAGGGATCAAGGCTATCATACGATGTATGATAGCCTTTTTCCATTGATTTTAACATTATTAGACGCAACCATTCACGCAATTATCCATCTAAGTAATGAAAACTAAAAAACAACGAGTAATAAAAAGGGATTTAAAATGAAGTATCAAAAAGTAGTGACACTAATTATTCTTTTGCTCTCGGCAACATTCGCCTTCACATCTTGTAATGATGACGGGTATAGCTTGGACAAATTCTGGTTAGAAGTCGGTACGATTGAAAAAACAAGTGATCAGGATTACAGAATTATACTGGACAAAGGTCCTGTATTGTACCCATCCGTTTCAAATGTACCGGTACGTTACTTAGAAAATAATATGCGTGTGTACGCGGATTTTACCATCTTGCAAGATGCAAATCCGGGAAGTAGTGTAGATCATTACGTGCGAGTAAACGACCTGCAAAAGCTTCTTACCAAACCTATTGTACCCTATACCGAAGCCATTAGTGACAGCTTGGGTATGGATCCGATTGAATTACCGGAATACTGGATTGCCAACGACTTTATCACCTTCCGATTCTTTTATGCCGGAGGCGCTAAAGAACACATGGTCAACCTGACAAAGCATGAAGAATTAACAGCGGACGGGAAAACCCTGTTAGAATTCAGACATAATGCATACGGAGATCCGGAAAACAAAAGTCTTTACGGTTATGTCAGTTTCCCGCTAAAAGAATTATTTAACGAGGTAAGAGATTCCGTACAGTTACACATCAAGTACAAAGGTTTCGAGGAAGAAAGAACCATTGACATTACTTATCGTCCTCGTAAATAGGTCTCATAGTGACGATAAGATGTAACGAGGAGTTTTCGGTACCGAAAGCTCCTCGTATTCTTTTATCCACGAAATACATTTTTTTCAAGATTTTTCCACGTAATATTTGGTAATTCCGCAAAACTACCTATCTTTGTACCCGCTTAAAACAAGCAACTGTTCTTTGAACAAAGGGGAGATACCAAAGTGGCCAACTGGGGCTGACTGTAACTCAGCTGACATCGTCTTCGTAGGTTCGAATCCTGCTCTCCCCACTTATTCGCGGAAATAGCTCAGTCGATAGAGCACTAGCCTTCCAAGCTGGGGGTCGCGGGTTTGAGTCCCGTTTTCCGCTCTCATTTTAAAGCACTTACGATTGTAGGTGCTTTTTTCATTTCAGG
Proteins encoded in this region:
- a CDS encoding NigD-like protein; the protein is MKYQKVVTLIILLLSATFAFTSCNDDGYSLDKFWLEVGTIEKTSDQDYRIILDKGPVLYPSVSNVPVRYLENNMRVYADFTILQDANPGSSVDHYVRVNDLQKLLTKPIVPYTEAISDSLGMDPIELPEYWIANDFITFRFFYAGGAKEHMVNLTKHEELTADGKTLLEFRHNAYGDPENKSLYGYVSFPLKELFNEVRDSVQLHIKYKGFEEERTIDITYRPRK